The DNA window AATGGATCTCCTATTAAAGGATGTTCAGCAAACGCCATGTGAGCTCTTATTTGGTGAGTTTTACCTGTAATCAATTCAACTTCTAAAAGAGAGCAATTGTTTTTTTCAGTTAGAACTTTGTAAGAAGTGATAATTTTTTGACCATTTTCAATCTTTTTATCACTTAGTCGTACAACAGAATTTATTTCATCTTTTAAGAGGTAAGCAGTAAGAATCGCTTCAGGATTTTGAAAGTAATTTAAGACAAGACATTGATATATCTTATGAATTTCATTATTTCTTGAAAGTTGATTTAATATAGAAATGGATTTTTGAGATTTTCCAAGCAGTACAAGGCCAGATGTGTTAAAGTCCAATCTTGTAATTACTGCATATTCTGGATGTTTTAGTGCAGATAGTAAGTCAGGCTCTTTATGAAGCTTATCAGGATGAGAAAGCATTTTAGGTGGTTTATCCACAATTAAAATAAGATCATCTTCATAAAAAATATTTATTTTATTTTGGTTTAAAATCATAAAGAATCACCTCTAATTTAGATAAGACGATAAGAAAAACTCGAAATTAATCGAGTTTTTTTAACCTACTAGAATTTTTTCGGGAGCGTAATCGACACTCGATACATATGGATGACCCCAATTTCTATTAACAATACCAAAAATAGTGATTGGGCCTAATCTACCTAAAAACATCAGTAAAGACAATATGACTTTTGATGCAGGCATTAAGAACGGAGTAATTCCCATCGAAAGTCCAACGGTTCCAAAAGCAGAAATGGTTTCAAAAAGCACTTTAATAAATGGCATTTCATAGTTTGGATTATGTGTTTCAATTTGGGATACAGCAATAAAAACGATAAAAGTAGAAGCCATAGCAAGCAAGGCTAATGTAAATGCTTTTGCACGCGTATCATCGTCAATTTTTCTGTTTTTAACAATGGTTGGTTTCCCTCTTAGAAAACTTATAGTAGAACGGAAAATGACATAGAATGTAGTCGTTTTAATACCACCACCAGTAGAGTTTGGGGAAGCACCAATAAACATAAATACCATAATGACAGCTAAAGTAGAATAAGAAAATAAGTTCATATCAATGGTCGAAAAACCAGCAGTTCTTGTGGTAATACTTTGAAAGATTGCTTGTAAGAAAGTAACGTTTTTATACTCAAATACAAAAATGATAACTGCACCAGTAACGATTAAAAACAAAGTAGTTTTAATAACAATTTTAGAATAAAGCGTCAAATTTTTCCACTTTCTTTTTTTTAAGATGTCTTGAATGACAATGAAACCAATACCACCTATCACAATCATAAGCATCGTATTTATATTTAAAATGATGTTCGATTTATAGGCCATCAAACTTGTATCACCCAAGATATCAAAACCGGCATTATTAAACGAAGAAATAGAATGAAATGCACTTAATCCCAGTGCTTTAAAAAATTCAAAATCTTGAATAAATACCGTAAAATTAATAATCATTCCAAAAAATTCGATGATCAGAGTGGTAAAGACAATGGATCGAACCAAGCGTACCATTCCTGAAATGGAATATTGGTTTAAAGCTTCTTTGAGTACGTATCGTTCTGTGACGCCAATTTTTATTCCTAAAATGACTAAAACATAAATGGCGATGGTAACAATTCCAATACCACCAATTTGAATTAATAAGGCTAACACAAATTTGCCAAAGACAGATAGGGTTATTGATAAATCCGAAATGGTTGATAGCCCCGTTACGCAGACTGCTGAAGTTGACAAAAATATAGCATCAACCCAAGAAATAAATTGACCTTCTTGAACAGAAAATGGCATTTTAAATAAAATGATTCCAATAAAGATAATACCTAAAAAACTCATTACAATTATTACTAAAGGAGATAGTTTTTTCTTTTTCATAGTAGGAACTCCTTTCGTCGGATTTCATTAAATAATGATAAAATATCGTTAAGTATTATACTACTTTTATGTTTATTACGCAAATGGTATTAGAGAAAGCGTATGGATTTCAAAATAGAAGGCTCCATTTGATTTGAAATCATGATATAATAATGATATCTTACAGGGAGGTAATCATTATGTTAATTCTATTAGGACCAAGTGCATCTGGAAAAACAGAATCAGCAAAAATCATGGTTAATCGATATCCTATTTCAAGAGTAGTGACCAGCACTACAAGACCAAAAAGGATAAATGAGATTGAAGGATTTGACTATCATTTTTTATCAGAAGATGATTTTATTATGAAAGAAAAAAAACAATATTTTGCAGAGACAGCTATTTACAACGGGTTTCGTTATGGAACTCCATTGAATGAATTAAATGACGACAAATTAATTATCCTTGAACCAAAAGGATTAAAATCTTTTTTAGAACTTAAAAAATGTGTCATTGTCGCTATTTTTCTTAAAACACAAGAAGAAAAAAGAATTGAAAGAATGATGGAAAGAAAAGATAACCCTGTAGATATAAAAAAACGAATTGAATCAGATCGAATCGATTTCAATTTAGATGAAATCAAAGGCCTTGATTTAGTTATTGATACTACAAATATCACGTTACCAAATTTAGCGGACAAAGTTTATCAAAGTTATAAAGATATTTTAAAAGAGAAACAACAAGGTTATAAACAAATATCTTTGTT is part of the Bacillota bacterium genome and encodes:
- a CDS encoding RluA family pseudouridine synthase → MILNQNKINIFYEDDLILIVDKPPKMLSHPDKLHKEPDLLSALKHPEYAVITRLDFNTSGLVLLGKSQKSISILNQLSRNNEIHKIYQCLVLNYFQNPEAILTAYLLKDEINSVVRLSDKKIENGQKIITSYKVLTEKNNCSLLEVELITGKTHQIRAHMAFAEHPLIGDPLYGQKSLNKKYNLHFQALVSTKIWFTIQDSTNPLFYLNKLLFEKKDTNLMALIDKR
- a CDS encoding H(+)-transporting ATPase; its protein translation is MKKKKLSPLVIIVMSFLGIIFIGIILFKMPFSVQEGQFISWVDAIFLSTSAVCVTGLSTISDLSITLSVFGKFVLALLIQIGGIGIVTIAIYVLVILGIKIGVTERYVLKEALNQYSISGMVRLVRSIVFTTLIIEFFGMIINFTVFIQDFEFFKALGLSAFHSISSFNNAGFDILGDTSLMAYKSNIILNINTMLMIVIGGIGFIVIQDILKKRKWKNLTLYSKIVIKTTLFLIVTGAVIIFVFEYKNVTFLQAIFQSITTRTAGFSTIDMNLFSYSTLAVIMVFMFIGASPNSTGGGIKTTTFYVIFRSTISFLRGKPTIVKNRKIDDDTRAKAFTLALLAMASTFIVFIAVSQIETHNPNYEMPFIKVLFETISAFGTVGLSMGITPFLMPASKVILSLLMFLGRLGPITIFGIVNRNWGHPYVSSVDYAPEKILVG